A part of Corynebacterium afermentans subsp. lipophilum genomic DNA contains:
- a CDS encoding rhomboid family intramembrane serine protease, which produces MPTLRNLPRTAPATTAITAICTLVFFVAALQARSLTDVVWDSAVGSSTILYGPEVYGAGYLRALTAGFMHLDVTHLFLNMFMLVLVGAEVERFLGSGPFVVAWVAGVLWASASVLAFSFTTPTAGASGALYMLMALLIAIAFRRSTDLRAPLALVAVNVAYTLLSPGVSLWGHLGGLAAGAVMAWPLTSQSMRTRWITAGVALAAACVAIWALTIPSTLPVY; this is translated from the coding sequence ATGCCCACTCTCCGCAACTTGCCCCGCACCGCCCCCGCCACGACCGCGATCACGGCGATCTGCACGCTCGTCTTTTTCGTCGCCGCGCTGCAGGCTCGGTCGCTCACGGACGTGGTGTGGGATTCGGCCGTTGGCTCCAGCACCATCCTCTACGGCCCCGAGGTGTACGGCGCGGGCTACCTCCGCGCGCTGACGGCCGGTTTCATGCACTTGGATGTCACGCACCTCTTCCTGAACATGTTCATGCTGGTCCTGGTGGGTGCGGAGGTGGAGCGCTTCCTCGGCTCTGGTCCGTTTGTGGTGGCTTGGGTCGCGGGGGTCCTTTGGGCGTCGGCAAGTGTGCTTGCATTCAGCTTTACGACGCCCACGGCCGGCGCTTCCGGCGCCCTCTACATGCTGATGGCGCTTTTGATCGCCATTGCTTTTCGACGTTCCACCGACCTGCGCGCGCCCCTCGCCCTGGTGGCGGTGAACGTGGCGTACACGCTGCTCAGCCCGGGTGTTTCGCTGTGGGGGCACCTCGGTGGTTTGGCGGCGGGGGCGGTGATGGCGTGGCCGTTGACGTCGCAAAGTATGCGCACCCGCTGGATCACGGCAGGCGTCGCGCTTGCCGCGGCGTGTGTGGCGATTTGGGCGCTGACGATCCCGTCGACGCTGCCGGTGTACTAG
- a CDS encoding DUF559 domain-containing protein, whose translation MNRKKLAQLLVRPGESDRQACIKLSANKFIAEVEWSRLKHHEQEFLSCYAVGAASRKAVLVGRSAAVVHGLWTLPAPNAPVLLAIPGQKPPARASWPDGVEYRSLRIPEEDVVAIECATPGDVLRLTSPVRTAVDVARLHGVRAGVVAMDSLFVGKPPLEQERIQAELHATIKRLAGKKGIGRARQALRWSSTKSESPYESLLRVILRERNIVVREQMWIGRYVRPDLLWGQLAIEIDGLVKTAKKDEEAAKKVSRDQLLRENWLRKQIYEVARFEPLDILRDEEACVREILELKARSGLFGEPKVPATVFRPVHGEHWRR comes from the coding sequence ATGAACAGGAAAAAGCTAGCGCAGCTGCTGGTTAGACCGGGGGAGTCGGACCGGCAAGCGTGCATCAAGTTATCCGCGAACAAATTCATCGCAGAGGTGGAATGGTCGCGGCTGAAACACCACGAGCAGGAGTTTCTCAGCTGCTACGCCGTCGGCGCCGCGAGCCGGAAAGCGGTGCTGGTGGGGCGCTCCGCCGCAGTCGTGCACGGCCTGTGGACGCTGCCCGCCCCAAACGCGCCCGTCCTGCTGGCCATCCCGGGGCAGAAACCGCCCGCCAGGGCAAGCTGGCCGGATGGAGTCGAGTACCGCAGCCTGCGCATCCCCGAAGAAGATGTGGTGGCCATCGAGTGCGCGACGCCCGGCGACGTCCTCCGGTTAACCAGCCCCGTTCGCACAGCCGTCGACGTCGCGCGCCTGCACGGGGTAAGAGCAGGCGTGGTCGCGATGGATTCCTTGTTTGTGGGCAAGCCACCGCTGGAGCAGGAACGCATCCAGGCCGAACTCCACGCGACGATCAAGCGGCTGGCCGGCAAGAAGGGGATCGGGCGGGCACGGCAAGCGTTGCGCTGGTCGTCCACCAAGTCCGAGTCGCCGTACGAGTCTCTCCTGCGCGTGATCCTGCGCGAGCGGAACATCGTCGTCCGCGAGCAGATGTGGATTGGCCGTTACGTGCGCCCGGACCTGCTGTGGGGGCAGCTGGCGATCGAGATCGACGGGCTGGTCAAGACGGCGAAGAAAGACGAGGAGGCGGCGAAGAAGGTGTCGCGCGACCAGCTCCTGCGCGAAAACTGGTTACGGAAGCAGATCTACGAGGTCGCCCGCTTCGAGCCGTTGGATATTCTCCGGGACGAGGAGGCCTGCGTCCGGGAGATCCTGGAGCTCAAGGCCCGCTCCGGTCTCTTCGGCGAGCCGAAAGTGCCGGCCACGGTGTTCAGGCCCGTGCATGGGGAGCACTGGCGGAGGTAG
- a CDS encoding peptidylprolyl isomerase, producing the protein MTQKTQTMTLHTNHGDIVIDLFGNHAPKTVETITGLATGDQDYSAKNAKGTTDGPFYDGAIFHRIIPGFMIQGGDPTGTGTGGPGFQFADEFHPELQFDRPYLLAMANAGPGTNGSQFFITVDATPWLNNRHTIFGEVTDEASKKVVDEIANVETGRMDRPVEDVVIESVDIA; encoded by the coding sequence ATGACTCAAAAGACTCAGACGATGACTCTGCATACCAATCACGGCGACATTGTGATCGACCTGTTCGGCAACCACGCGCCGAAGACGGTCGAGACGATTACGGGCCTGGCCACCGGCGACCAGGACTACTCCGCCAAGAACGCCAAGGGCACCACGGATGGCCCGTTCTACGACGGCGCGATTTTCCATCGCATCATCCCGGGCTTCATGATCCAGGGTGGCGACCCGACCGGCACCGGCACCGGCGGCCCGGGCTTCCAGTTCGCCGACGAGTTCCACCCGGAGCTGCAGTTCGACCGCCCGTACCTGCTGGCCATGGCTAACGCTGGCCCGGGCACGAACGGTTCCCAGTTCTTCATCACCGTCGACGCGACCCCGTGGTTGAACAACCGCCACACCATCTTCGGCGAGGTCACCGATGAGGCCTCGAAGAAGGTCGTCGACGAGATCGCGAACGTGGAGACCGGCCGCATGGACCGCCCGGTCGAGGATGTCGTGATCGAGTCCGTCGACATCGCCTAA
- a CDS encoding methylenetetrahydrofolate reductase, which yields MFEASPSTRLSASAPLDREGSQLIRRPRPKRQRTALSFEIIPPRPTDDPEKIDQLIAGLAEYKPDYVSVTSSRRSEWLEGTAAVISRIAETTDLRTIAHLACTAGTRDEMAEWVRVLIDAGVRGFLALRGDLPEEGLPADHLQYATDLLNLIQDVQEEEAFRLAAGKLALSVACYPKGHEESRNFDHDLDVLLTKQRLGADFAITQLFFEAQDFLDFVEVARLAGVRIPLIPGIMPMTSLKRVRRMGELSGLEVPVGVEKQLLEADDEYEAGMQLTANLAREILDAGAGGLHVYTHNNLQVTRDFLDRIGIDKGQQ from the coding sequence ATGTTCGAAGCCTCTCCTTCGACCAGGCTTTCCGCCTCGGCGCCGCTGGACCGCGAGGGCTCGCAGCTGATCCGCCGCCCCCGCCCGAAACGCCAGCGCACCGCCCTGAGTTTCGAGATCATCCCGCCTCGTCCCACGGACGACCCGGAGAAGATCGACCAGCTCATCGCGGGCCTGGCGGAGTACAAGCCGGATTACGTCTCCGTGACCAGCTCGCGCCGCAGCGAGTGGCTGGAGGGCACCGCCGCCGTGATCTCCCGCATCGCGGAGACCACCGATCTGCGCACCATCGCGCACCTCGCCTGTACCGCGGGCACGCGCGATGAGATGGCGGAGTGGGTGCGGGTGCTTATCGACGCCGGCGTCCGCGGGTTCCTCGCCCTGCGCGGGGACCTGCCGGAAGAGGGCCTGCCTGCGGACCACCTGCAATACGCCACGGATCTGCTTAACCTGATCCAGGACGTGCAGGAGGAAGAGGCGTTCCGCCTCGCCGCCGGCAAGCTCGCGCTCTCGGTGGCCTGCTACCCCAAGGGCCACGAGGAGTCGCGCAACTTCGACCACGACCTGGACGTGCTGTTGACCAAGCAGCGCCTGGGTGCGGATTTCGCCATCACGCAGCTGTTCTTCGAGGCCCAGGACTTCCTGGATTTCGTCGAAGTGGCGCGGCTGGCGGGTGTGCGCATCCCACTGATCCCCGGCATCATGCCCATGACCTCGCTGAAGCGTGTCCGACGCATGGGGGAGTTGTCGGGGCTGGAGGTGCCGGTAGGCGTCGAGAAGCAATTGCTCGAAGCGGACGACGAGTACGAGGCCGGCATGCAGCTCACCGCCAACCTGGCGCGCGAGATTCTGGATGCCGGCGCGGGCGGACTCCATGTGTACACGCACAACAACCTGCAGGTCACGCGGGACTTTTTGGACCGCATCGGAATAGATAAAGGACAACAATGA
- a CDS encoding TetR/AcrR family transcriptional regulator produces the protein MRADARAKRDQIVTAALAQIGTRPNSEITLEGIAADAGVGIATLYRHFPTRAALYDACAIVFLERIESLLDDALDGFEDNPTEHFESFVWALVESGVGILATALAADSSDDGLGARRDAFMSKVQLLIDAAAPHGIIAPGQSPMQLATELVVATRPLATPLADILPDVRDRLVRHLMAGWRTTV, from the coding sequence ATGCGTGCAGACGCCCGCGCGAAACGCGACCAGATCGTCACCGCTGCGCTGGCACAGATTGGTACCCGCCCGAACTCCGAGATCACCCTCGAGGGCATCGCGGCGGACGCCGGCGTGGGCATCGCTACCCTTTACCGTCACTTTCCCACCCGCGCCGCGCTCTACGACGCCTGCGCGATCGTCTTCCTCGAACGCATCGAATCACTCCTCGATGACGCCCTCGACGGCTTCGAAGACAATCCCACCGAACACTTCGAATCCTTCGTCTGGGCGCTCGTGGAATCGGGCGTGGGCATCCTCGCCACCGCCCTGGCCGCCGATAGCTCCGACGACGGGCTCGGCGCGCGGCGCGACGCGTTTATGAGCAAAGTGCAATTGCTTATCGACGCCGCCGCCCCCCACGGCATCATCGCCCCCGGCCAGTCACCCATGCAGCTGGCAACCGAGCTCGTCGTGGCGACGCGGCCGCTCGCCACACCGCTCGCGGACATCCTTCCGGATGTGCGCGACCGCCTAGTGCGCCACCTCATGGCGGGCTGGCGCACCACGGTGTAA
- the crgA gene encoding cell division protein CrgA, producing MPKAKVTKDPIRPASSTSAGTTRTPVKVNTGGTPMWYKVIMFGLMLLGLAWLILYYLAGDQIDWLGQLGPWNYAIGFAGMILGLLMTMGWR from the coding sequence ATGCCTAAGGCAAAAGTAACTAAAGACCCCATCCGCCCAGCTAGCAGCACCTCCGCCGGCACCACCCGCACCCCGGTGAAGGTCAACACCGGCGGCACCCCGATGTGGTACAAGGTGATCATGTTCGGGCTGATGCTCCTCGGCCTGGCCTGGCTGATCCTTTACTACCTCGCTGGCGACCAGATCGACTGGCTCGGCCAGCTCGGGCCGTGGAACTACGCCATCGGCTTCGCCGGCATGATCCTGGGTCTGCTGATGACCATGGGTTGGCGATAG
- the pknB gene encoding Stk1 family PASTA domain-containing Ser/Thr kinase, with protein sequence MLIADRYELGDIIGTGGMSDVYAATDVSLGREVAVKMLKIDMARDENFRERFRREAQNSARLNHPNIVSVYDTGSVETSGVDVPYIVMELVHGMNLRDIVRNEGPLSPERAAKLLLPVTRALQASHDAGIIHRDIKPANIMVTNTGAVKVMDFGIARALDDSTSAMTQTSAVIGTAQYLSPEQARGKAADARSDVYALGCVMYESVTGVPPFEGESPFAVAYQHVQEDPVPPSERIAAPLSDNEAVNVDSVILTAMAKHPADRYQTADEMGADLALLERGNVTTAARNHLAAAEQDAGSHAVDSPSQDHTVVVGDVVREPVVRREASASGHTRYADHRAANEKTSSNWLKWLSALLGLLLAVAVSWFVYDYFSANNDSAEVVKEEMVPVPELVDMPRNDAVRELEHLGFEVSVMEEPSPEIKRGNVISTNPAAGSELKRGTQITLTVSSGKEMTDVPDVTNLTAEEAIEELKKAGLELNPNVRRESSDSIEEGVITSQQPAGGTQIAKGSRIAITVSSGPEMVQVPSLVGLNVEQATATLSSLQLRSTVTSVDSIKPEGQVLAVAGENTDVESGTTIELRVSNGMLMKMPEITRQSPEEAEKVLHDAGWNGRFVPGPTVPTGALVDDGLIGHQEVAAGETIRKDQAIGYNLWKFDAGKLIPQNNAAARQADTVQPQNANTALRNVQRELGL encoded by the coding sequence ATGCTGATCGCGGACCGGTACGAACTCGGCGACATCATCGGCACCGGCGGCATGTCGGACGTGTATGCCGCCACCGACGTGTCCCTCGGGCGCGAAGTCGCCGTGAAGATGTTGAAGATCGACATGGCGCGCGACGAAAACTTCCGCGAACGCTTCCGCCGCGAAGCGCAAAACTCCGCGCGCTTAAACCACCCCAACATCGTCTCGGTCTACGACACCGGCTCCGTGGAAACCTCCGGCGTGGACGTGCCCTACATCGTGATGGAGCTCGTCCACGGCATGAACCTGCGCGACATCGTGCGCAACGAAGGGCCGCTGTCCCCCGAGCGCGCAGCCAAACTGCTGCTGCCGGTCACCCGGGCGCTGCAGGCCAGCCACGACGCCGGCATCATCCACCGCGACATCAAACCCGCCAACATCATGGTCACCAACACCGGTGCCGTGAAGGTCATGGACTTCGGCATCGCGCGCGCGTTGGATGATTCCACCTCCGCCATGACGCAAACCTCCGCCGTCATCGGCACCGCACAGTACCTCTCCCCCGAGCAGGCCCGCGGAAAAGCCGCCGACGCGCGCAGCGACGTCTACGCACTTGGCTGCGTGATGTACGAATCCGTCACCGGGGTGCCGCCGTTCGAAGGCGAATCCCCCTTCGCCGTGGCCTACCAGCACGTGCAGGAAGACCCGGTGCCGCCGTCCGAGCGCATCGCCGCGCCGCTGTCGGACAACGAGGCGGTCAACGTCGACTCCGTCATCCTCACCGCGATGGCGAAACATCCCGCCGACAGGTACCAGACCGCCGACGAAATGGGCGCTGACCTCGCGCTTCTAGAGCGCGGCAACGTCACCACCGCCGCCCGCAACCACCTCGCCGCCGCCGAACAAGACGCAGGCTCCCACGCCGTGGACTCGCCGTCCCAGGACCACACCGTTGTGGTTGGGGACGTGGTGCGCGAACCTGTGGTGCGCAGAGAAGCATCCGCCTCCGGGCACACGCGCTACGCCGACCACCGCGCCGCCAACGAGAAAACCTCCTCCAACTGGCTCAAGTGGCTCTCCGCGCTGCTCGGCCTGCTGCTCGCAGTGGCCGTGAGCTGGTTCGTCTACGACTACTTCTCCGCGAACAACGACAGCGCTGAGGTGGTCAAAGAGGAAATGGTGCCCGTACCCGAACTCGTGGACATGCCGCGCAACGACGCCGTCCGCGAACTCGAGCACCTCGGCTTCGAAGTCTCCGTGATGGAAGAGCCCAGCCCCGAGATCAAGCGCGGCAACGTCATCTCCACCAACCCCGCCGCGGGCTCCGAACTCAAGCGCGGCACCCAGATCACGTTGACCGTCTCCTCCGGCAAGGAAATGACGGACGTGCCGGACGTGACCAACCTGACGGCCGAAGAAGCCATCGAAGAGCTGAAGAAGGCCGGGCTGGAACTCAACCCCAACGTGCGCCGCGAATCCTCCGACAGCATCGAAGAAGGCGTCATCACGTCGCAGCAGCCCGCCGGCGGCACCCAGATTGCCAAGGGCTCGCGCATCGCCATCACCGTCTCCTCCGGGCCGGAAATGGTGCAGGTGCCGTCCCTGGTGGGCCTCAACGTCGAGCAGGCCACCGCAACCCTGTCCTCCCTTCAGCTGCGATCCACGGTCACCAGCGTGGACTCGATCAAGCCAGAGGGGCAGGTGCTCGCCGTCGCCGGCGAAAACACCGACGTCGAGTCCGGCACCACCATCGAGCTGCGCGTCTCCAACGGCATGCTCATGAAAATGCCGGAAATCACCCGCCAGAGCCCCGAAGAGGCCGAAAAGGTGCTCCACGACGCCGGCTGGAACGGCCGCTTCGTGCCCGGCCCGACGGTGCCCACCGGCGCGCTCGTCGACGACGGGCTGATCGGCCACCAGGAAGTCGCCGCCGGCGAAACCATCCGCAAGGACCAGGCCATCGGCTACAACCTGTGGAAGTTCGATGCGGGCAAACTCATTCCGCAGAATAACGCGGCCGCACGGCAGGCTGATACAGTTCAACCCCAGAACGCGAACACCGCGCTGCGCAACGTGCAGCGCGAGCTAGGGCTTTAG
- a CDS encoding YhgE/Pip domain-containing protein: MSGLHIGSDFRKFAHGKLPPLAITAICLLPLLFGGLFPWAYWDPLGNLYKLPVALVNSDEGENGQQVVDELLEQRPLDFQVVSAEEAQDGIASGKYYLGLEIPTDFSEAVTSVKEDDPRSAKINITLNETNGFIPTMLGEKAAEAIGSAVSNSVGGKVVEQLFVGINTLSDGVHKAADGAEQLDEGANKAHDGSEQLNEGGTKLNDGIQQLNDKVQQMPDAVNKLDGGVARLQDGAIQLNDGITTASGGADQLSNGLTQLQAGTQQLGDGATQIAGGVDKIAGFAGKINELQAALDDINANLNNVIADLDRSPIPGSKELADQARGVQLQINAGPLQAVTENNLVGQLMQLQAGAHELANQLSDPNAKYRGGVDSAVDGAKTLADGLKRLQEGSGTLLAGVTTLKDGTGKLVVAANTATDATSRLAAGSNQLVVGLGDLNDGLVKLSDGTGELSMSLSDGAEKAPSWEGERLNKAIDAAADPVHTENTGDGLAFFGKGLSPFFLSLSLWFGVLIMYMVMPPFSRRAIDSGTNPLRMLLYTMIPSFIIGFFQSVALWVMQTFILDVEPLYPLSLLGVLVLVSWVFVTAIMALNTALGPAPGRLATMALMSLQLVASNGLYPPEVQPEFIQWVHSWDPMRYSVDLVRYALFGTPSYDPRMWTAVTVLLFVGAMSVVISCVALYARRTWHMKDLHPELSV; the protein is encoded by the coding sequence ATGAGCGGCCTGCACATTGGATCCGACTTCCGGAAGTTCGCCCACGGCAAGCTTCCCCCGCTTGCCATCACGGCGATTTGCCTGCTGCCGCTGCTGTTCGGCGGCCTGTTCCCCTGGGCGTACTGGGACCCGCTGGGCAACCTGTACAAGCTGCCCGTCGCGTTGGTGAACTCGGACGAGGGCGAAAACGGCCAGCAGGTTGTGGACGAGCTGCTGGAGCAGCGCCCCTTGGACTTTCAGGTGGTCAGCGCCGAGGAGGCCCAGGACGGCATCGCCAGCGGCAAGTATTACCTGGGCTTAGAGATCCCCACGGACTTCTCTGAGGCTGTGACCAGCGTGAAGGAGGATGACCCGCGTTCAGCGAAGATCAACATCACGCTGAACGAGACCAACGGTTTCATCCCCACCATGCTGGGCGAGAAGGCCGCGGAGGCGATCGGCTCTGCCGTGTCGAATTCCGTGGGCGGCAAGGTGGTTGAGCAGCTGTTTGTGGGCATCAATACGCTCTCGGACGGCGTGCATAAGGCCGCGGACGGCGCCGAGCAGTTGGACGAGGGCGCGAACAAGGCCCACGACGGCTCGGAGCAACTCAACGAGGGCGGCACGAAGCTCAACGACGGCATCCAGCAGCTCAACGACAAGGTGCAGCAGATGCCGGACGCGGTGAACAAACTCGACGGCGGTGTCGCACGCCTGCAGGATGGCGCGATCCAGCTCAACGACGGCATCACCACCGCTTCCGGCGGCGCCGACCAGCTCTCCAACGGGCTGACTCAGCTGCAGGCGGGTACGCAGCAGCTTGGCGACGGCGCCACGCAGATCGCCGGCGGCGTAGACAAAATCGCCGGCTTTGCCGGCAAGATCAACGAGCTACAGGCCGCGTTGGACGACATCAACGCAAACCTGAACAACGTGATCGCGGACCTGGACCGCTCCCCCATCCCGGGCAGCAAGGAGCTGGCGGACCAGGCGCGCGGCGTGCAGCTGCAGATCAACGCCGGCCCGTTGCAGGCGGTCACGGAGAATAACTTGGTGGGTCAGCTAATGCAGCTGCAGGCCGGCGCGCACGAGCTGGCCAACCAGCTGTCGGACCCGAACGCGAAGTACCGCGGCGGCGTCGATAGCGCCGTCGATGGCGCGAAGACGCTCGCGGACGGCCTGAAGCGCCTGCAGGAAGGCTCCGGCACCCTGCTCGCCGGCGTGACCACGCTGAAGGACGGCACGGGCAAACTGGTCGTTGCGGCGAACACCGCCACCGACGCCACCTCGCGCCTAGCCGCCGGCTCCAACCAGCTGGTGGTAGGCCTGGGCGACCTCAACGACGGCCTGGTCAAGCTCTCCGATGGCACCGGCGAGCTCTCCATGAGCCTTTCCGACGGCGCCGAAAAGGCCCCGAGCTGGGAGGGTGAGCGCCTGAACAAGGCCATCGACGCCGCCGCGGACCCGGTGCACACCGAAAACACCGGCGACGGCCTGGCCTTCTTCGGCAAGGGCCTCAGCCCGTTCTTCCTGTCGCTGTCGCTGTGGTTCGGCGTGCTGATTATGTACATGGTCATGCCGCCGTTTAGCCGCCGCGCGATCGACTCGGGCACCAACCCCCTGCGCATGCTGCTGTACACGATGATCCCGTCGTTCATCATCGGCTTCTTCCAGTCCGTCGCCCTCTGGGTGATGCAGACGTTCATCCTGGACGTCGAGCCGCTGTACCCGCTGTCACTGCTCGGCGTGCTGGTGCTGGTGTCCTGGGTGTTCGTCACCGCGATCATGGCCCTGAACACCGCGCTGGGCCCCGCCCCTGGGCGCCTGGCCACCATGGCGCTGATGTCGCTGCAACTGGTGGCGTCGAACGGCTTGTATCCGCCGGAGGTGCAGCCCGAGTTCATCCAGTGGGTGCACAGTTGGGACCCGATGCGCTATTCGGTGGATTTGGTGCGCTACGCGCTGTTCGGCACCCCGTCCTATGACCCGCGCATGTGGACCGCGGTGACCGTGCTGCTGTTCGTCGGCGCGATGTCTGTGGTCATCTCGTGCGTGGCTCTGTACGCCCGCCGAACCTGGCACATGAAGGATCTCCACCCCGAGCTGTCCGTTTAG
- the metE gene encoding 5-methyltetrahydropteroyltriglutamate--homocysteine S-methyltransferase, which yields MTTFPKATIEGYPRIGANRELKRALESYWAGRIDAETFRSTARALRVNNYNHLRDLGLTEDYAIPADVALYDQVLDTALTVGLVPGGVDLDEEFALARGNDTRVPLEMTKWFDTNYHYLVPEIEAGQEIKAVPERILRIVEEAAEAGHKVRPFLVGPVTLIALSKPAEWSLLPSLVEAYTEVFAALKDAGVEWVQIAEPAVVADLSTPDAEIASYLREAWSALLGRETRPNVYLTTPYGSAREALPVLGELGVEALHVDLSPWTLEADAGYPERVREAIPAETHLVAGLIDGRNVWTANLRERTEVLESLGRSADSVSVSTSTSLQHVPHTLKAERNIPVEVAPWLAFADEKLAEIQALVAGSDEAVEAFAQSDRAVRTRAESTTIHNSAVVDRVAALPEGVVKREPAFEERNKVQREELGLPTLPITTIGSFPQTTEIRKARADHREGTLSDAEYTEALKTEIKQVIELQEEIGLDVLVHGEAERNDMVQYFAELLDGFVVTENGWVQSYGSRCTRPPIVVGDVSRPEAMSVEWSAYAQSLSDKPVKGMLTGPVTILAWSFKRDDVPLSVSADQIGVALADEVADLEKAGIKVIQIDEPALRELLPLRADDRAAYLDWAQRAFRLVSLNAKPATQIHTHLCYSEFGQIIEAVAGLDADVTSIEAARSKMELLEDIDETFHSEIGPGVWDIHSPRVPSAEEIAGLLRAALNHVPTERLWVNPDCGLKTRGYAEVDPSLRNLVAARDEVVEGL from the coding sequence ATGACCACCTTCCCCAAGGCCACCATCGAGGGCTACCCCCGCATCGGCGCGAACCGCGAGCTCAAGCGCGCGCTGGAGAGCTACTGGGCGGGCCGTATCGACGCTGAGACGTTCCGCTCCACTGCACGCGCCCTGCGAGTGAACAACTACAACCACCTGCGCGACCTCGGCCTGACCGAGGATTACGCCATCCCGGCGGACGTTGCGCTCTACGACCAGGTGCTCGACACCGCCCTGACTGTCGGCCTCGTGCCGGGCGGGGTGGACCTGGACGAGGAGTTCGCGCTCGCCCGCGGCAACGACACCCGCGTGCCGCTGGAGATGACCAAGTGGTTCGACACCAACTACCACTACCTCGTGCCGGAGATCGAGGCCGGCCAGGAGATTAAGGCTGTGCCGGAGCGCATCCTGCGCATCGTGGAGGAGGCCGCCGAGGCCGGCCACAAGGTCCGCCCGTTCCTGGTCGGCCCGGTCACGCTGATCGCGCTGTCCAAGCCGGCCGAGTGGTCGCTGCTGCCGTCGCTGGTGGAGGCGTACACCGAGGTCTTCGCCGCGCTGAAGGACGCCGGCGTGGAGTGGGTCCAGATCGCCGAGCCCGCCGTGGTGGCCGACCTGTCCACCCCGGACGCGGAGATCGCCTCCTACCTGCGCGAGGCTTGGTCTGCTTTGCTGGGCCGCGAGACCCGCCCGAACGTGTACCTGACCACCCCGTACGGCTCCGCCCGCGAGGCCCTGCCGGTGCTCGGCGAACTGGGCGTGGAGGCGCTGCACGTGGACCTCTCCCCGTGGACCCTCGAGGCCGACGCCGGCTACCCAGAGCGCGTGCGCGAGGCGATCCCGGCCGAGACCCACCTGGTCGCCGGACTTATCGACGGCCGCAACGTCTGGACCGCCAACCTCCGCGAACGCACCGAGGTGCTCGAGTCCCTGGGCCGTTCCGCTGATTCGGTGTCCGTGTCCACCTCCACCTCCCTGCAGCACGTGCCGCACACCCTGAAGGCCGAGCGCAACATCCCGGTCGAGGTCGCCCCGTGGCTGGCGTTCGCCGACGAGAAGCTCGCCGAGATCCAGGCGCTTGTCGCCGGCTCGGACGAGGCCGTCGAGGCGTTCGCGCAGTCCGACCGCGCCGTGCGCACCCGCGCAGAGTCCACCACCATCCACAACTCCGCCGTCGTCGACCGCGTTGCCGCTCTGCCGGAGGGCGTCGTCAAGCGCGAGCCGGCGTTTGAGGAGCGCAATAAGGTCCAGCGCGAAGAGCTCGGCCTGCCGACGCTCCCGATCACCACGATCGGCTCCTTCCCGCAGACCACCGAGATCCGCAAGGCGCGCGCGGACCACCGCGAGGGCACCCTCTCCGACGCCGAGTACACCGAGGCGCTGAAGACCGAGATCAAGCAGGTCATCGAGCTGCAGGAGGAGATCGGCCTGGACGTCCTCGTCCACGGCGAGGCGGAGCGCAACGACATGGTGCAGTACTTCGCCGAGCTTCTCGACGGCTTCGTGGTCACCGAAAACGGCTGGGTCCAGTCCTACGGCTCCCGCTGCACCCGTCCGCCAATCGTGGTCGGCGACGTCTCCCGCCCGGAGGCCATGTCCGTGGAGTGGTCGGCCTACGCGCAGTCTCTGTCCGACAAGCCGGTCAAGGGCATGCTCACCGGCCCGGTGACCATCCTGGCCTGGTCCTTCAAGCGCGACGACGTGCCTTTGAGCGTCTCCGCCGACCAGATCGGCGTCGCGCTCGCCGACGAGGTCGCGGACCTGGAGAAGGCCGGCATCAAGGTCATCCAGATCGACGAGCCGGCACTGCGCGAGCTGCTCCCGCTGCGCGCCGACGACCGCGCCGCCTACCTGGACTGGGCCCAGCGCGCGTTCCGCCTGGTGTCGTTGAACGCCAAGCCTGCGACCCAGATTCACACTCACCTGTGCTACTCCGAGTTCGGCCAGATCATCGAAGCCGTCGCAGGCCTCGACGCGGATGTCACCTCCATCGAGGCAGCCCGTTCCAAGATGGAGCTGCTCGAGGACATCGACGAGACCTTCCACTCCGAGATCGGCCCCGGCGTGTGGGACATCCACTCCCCGCGCGTGCCCTCGGCCGAGGAGATCGCCGGCCTGCTGCGCGCGGCGCTGAACCACGTGCCCACCGAGCGCCTCTGGGTCAACCCGGACTGCGGCCTGAAGACCCGCGGGTACGCCGAGGTCGACCCCTCCCTGCGCAACCTGGTCGCGGCGCGCGACGAGGTCGTCGAAGGGCTCTAG